One Rhizoctonia solani chromosome 1, complete sequence DNA window includes the following coding sequences:
- a CDS encoding NADH dehydrogenase, whose product MPPPGGFEAIKYKRSLPFRGPSGAVLLGGIAAVCAYGFYKVGKGNLERRELKRENTWARIYLVPLLLAEGDRDAYRREQASLAREREIMKDVKGWEVGKSVYHNTKYKPQETVVVI is encoded by the exons ATGCCCCCGCCCGGCGGGTTCGAGGCAATCAAGTACAAACGTTCGCTGCCTTTCCGTGGTCCAAGCGGTGCGGTCTTATTGGGAGGCATTGCGGCCGTATGTGCATATGGGTTCTACAAGGTTGGGAAGGGAAACTTGGAGCGAAG GGAGTTGAAACGGGAGAATACGTGGGCACGAATTTATTTGGTACCGTTATTGTTGGCCGAAGGGGATCGTGATGCGTATCGCCGCGAACAAGCATCGCTTGCACGCGAGCGAGAGATTATGAAAGATGTCAAAGGCTGGGAG GTTGGGAAGAGTGTGTACCATAACACCAAGTACAAGCCGCAGGAAACAGTCGTGGTCATCTGA
- a CDS encoding HMG (high mobility group) box protein, whose product MSCIRSTLDIRSPFASAPILPPHLREPAAVFRRIRMDSLPSSSTWPTSSDDGPSLAARAFANFDWSSPTAMLESDIHTFATPTTPENMIFPIDDMLDQPPQGPAQAQYPRTGTLDSWDEALSAYTHVDQLTFDEPDLDNQGGSFCLSDPNSFSGTPSSWDVGSGISIEPPLTPDSPPYHGDSFGVSPGQLAPFSPSNPLVSSFPGEHIFTVGQPSPIRTRPTGRVPIRRTNTHTHSHSFSSQLRGSTIHSPQPRPTLHMRAMSHSAAMHSRPTNLTMSPRTLRNSTLDAALAQPDSQLHFHHVIATPFSSSAPSDPAPIAGNLRRSLTPGDEKTLSAGEDDASSNRKASPEQSADLVPPTRSRLNPPKQAPSTWQIFFTEYLQNYKATNPERKLNVSQAAKDGGAAYKALSPQQKEIYKRKARLAKQEYDRELAAWQRMLTPEDIRVENAFRSAQRKAGKSRRSNLKDPNAPKKPLSAYFMFLQWIRADPARIQDVFGDETETTRQSVLAASKWRELSDAEKKPFLAQAEREKLEYEAARKVYEERTSGISKSNPYTGGFMHMTGTTVTSNSWGTSADAEVGGRRGSSSSGKLPGGASFGAIMFSPTSTYDEEAVADGDMEDMLNTIHWK is encoded by the exons ATGTCCTGCATCCGCTCGACGCTCGACATACGTTCCCCCTTTGCTTCCGCACCTATTTTGCCTCCGCATTTGCGAGAACCTGCTGCCGTCTTCAGACGCATCCGTATGGACTCTCTGCCATCATCCTCCACTTGGCCGACTTCGTCCGACGACGGCCCATCGCTTGCCGCTCGTGCATTCGCCAATTTTGACTGGTCATCGCCCACTGCGATGCTTGAGTCGGATATTCATACTTTTGCCACACCAACCACCCCAGAGAACATGATCTTCCCTATTGACGACATGCTCGATCAGCCACCTCAGGGCCCAGCCCAGGCTCAGTATCCTCGCACGGGCACCCTCGACAGCTGGGACGAGGCGCTCTCAGCCTATACCCACGTTGACCAACTAACTTTCGACGAGCCAGACCTAGACAATCAGGGCGGAAGCTTTTGCCTTTCAGACCCCAATTCGTTTAGTGGCACCCCTTCGTCTTGGGATGTCGGATCGGGCATTAGCATTGAGCCCCCCTTGACTCCGGATAGCCCCCCTTACCATGGGGATTCGTTTGGTGTCTCACCAGGACAGTTAGCTCCCTTCTCTCCCTCGAACCCCCTCGTCTCCTCTTTCCCAGGCGAGCACATCTTTACTGTAGGCCAGCCCTCCCCAATCCGCACCCGGCCCACTGGCCGAGTCCCAATTCGGCGCACCAATACCCACACGCATTCGCACTCGTTCTCGTCCCAGCTCCGGGGATCGACGATCCATTCGCCACAGCCGAGGCCGACCTTGCATATGCGCGCCATGTCACACTCTGCGGCTATGCATTCTCGTCCCACTAACCTAACAATGAGTCCCCGAACTCTGCGGAACAGTACTCTTGATGCGGCCTTGGCCCAGCCCGATAGCCAACTCCACTTCCACCATGTCATCGCCACCCCCTTTTCCTCCTCCGCTCCATCCGACCCGGCGCCTATTGCCGGCAACTTGCGGAGGTCCCTCACCCCCGGCGACGAGAAGACTCTGAGCGCTGGAGAAGACGATGCTTCATCGAACCGGAAGGCCTCCCCCGAGCAATCTGCTGATTTAG TCCCACCCACTCGATCCCGGCTGAACCCGCCGAAACAGGCCCCTTCTACCTGGCAAATTTTCTTTACCGAATACCTCCAGAACTACAAGGCGACGAACCCCGAGCGTAAGCTCAACGTTTCGCAAGCTGCCAAAGATGGTGGTGCTGCATACAAGGCACTTAGTCCTCAGCAAAAGGAG ATCTACAAGCGCAAGGCTCGTCTTGCCAAGCAAGAGTACGACCGTGAACTCGCCGCATGGCAGCGGATGCTCACACCCGAGGATATTCGCGTGGAGAATGCCTTCCGATCCGCTCAACGCAAGGCGGGCAAGTCGCGCCGCTCGAACCTGAAGGATCCTAATGCACCGAAGAAGCCTCTCAGCGCATATTTCATGTTCCTTCAGTGGATCCGAGCCGACCCTGCCCGTATTCAAGATGTCTTTGGGGACGAGACCGAGACCACCCGTCAAAGTGTTCTGGCCGCCTCCAAGTGGCGTGAGCTTAGCGATGCAGAGAAGAAG CCCTTCCTTGCCCAGGCCGAGCGTGAGAAGCTCGAATACGAAGCCGCTCGCAAGGTCTATGAGGAACGAACTTCCGGTATCTCCAAGTCGAACCCCTACACTGGTGGATTCATGCATATGACCGGCACCACCGTTACTAGCAACAGTTGGGGAACTTCCGCCGACGCCGAGGTGGGCGGTCGCCGAGGATCCTCATCCAGTGGTAAACTCCCAGGCGGCGCATCATTCGGCGCGATCATGTTTAGCCCTACTTCCACTTACGATGAGGAGGCCGTAGCCGATGGTGACATGGAAGACATGTTGAACACAATTCACTGGAAGTGA
- a CDS encoding transcription initiation factor IIB: MLAFPLQAQAQQAAPAQKQAYAPDLAVRLICPECKDMNPKIVEEFGSGDLTFANDEGDDPSRVGAATNPLLEGIEQLDTVISFKDGGSGMARELQRAAARGSVGKNERNMMTAFRDISAMCESISLPKNVSDTAKQLYKRAEEEKIANVPRTFKEIHQLTRVPKKTLGQCFKAFEQAFDLSRPAPADGQDGAGPASGTSAENLLNRYCNQLHLHASVVTACEEVVVTARNHGIADGRSPISIAGAAIYFTSYLLGQGKSAKDICSVAGEREKLVKKEWLDSGRAVMDRLPNGESR; the protein is encoded by the exons ATGTTGGCATTCCCCCTCCAAGCACAAGCTCAACAAGCAGCTCCGGCGCAGAAACAAGCATACGCACCCGACTTGGCTGTACGGCTGATCTGCCCCGAATGTAAAGACATGAACCCAAAGATTGTCGAAGAGTTTGGGAGTGGGGATTTG ACGTTTGCCAATGATGAAGGAGACGACCCCTCGCGTGTGGGAGCGGCCACCAACCCACTTCTGGAAGGCATCGAACAACTCGACACGGTCATCAGCTTCAAAGACGGCGGATCCGGCATGGCGCGCGAGCTCCAGCGCGCAGCCGCCCGAGGCTCGGTGGGCAAAAACGAACGCAACATGATGACCGCGTTCCGGGACATCTCGGCCATGTGCGAGTCCATTTCGTTGCCTAAGAACGTATCCGACACGGCCAAGCAGCTCTACAAGCGCGCGGAAGAAGAGAAGATT GCGAATGTGCCCCGTACGTTCAAGGAGATTCACCAGCTGACGAGGGTGCCGAAGAAGACGCTCGGCCAGTGCTTCAAGGCCTTTGAGCAGGCGTTTGACTTGTCCCGCCCGGCGCCGGCGGATGGTCAGGATGGTGCTGGGCCGGCGAGCGGTACTTCGGCGGAGAATTTGCTCAATCGGTACTGCAATCAGTTGCATTTACATGCCTCGGTCGTCACGGCCTGCGAAGAGGTCGTCGTTACCGCCCGGAACCATGGGATTGCGGACGGTCGTTCACCAATTTCAATCGCTGGAGCTGCGATCTATTTTACCTCGTATTTGCTCGGACAGGGCAAGTCTGCAAAGGACATTTGCAGTGTGGCAGGC GAGCGGGAAAAGCTGGTCAAGAAGGAGTGGTTGGATAGTGGAAGGGCGGTCATGGACCGTTTGCCTAATGGTGAAAGTCGATGA
- a CDS encoding ABC transporter: protein MRRWFRQLFALCRKNIIVLSNHYILNLFRCVVLPVLFALFLANAPGIFTPNNKLGLGTAVPVYKLAEIFDPKSKIVYVDATNGTDSLAVLAIMTVLTRNFSQAQKDAVIRLESEAEIATACPHSFQIVSNCYGAIVFKSANLKNPIQYTLRADMGRLDVDVEHHTSDAETITLPLQWAVDSAIIELISGISVDPPNQQPFTKMTNEATKQKTRRSFLNSIRELVVLAFFAGQMGVVYHMAGEVMFERAATLTSHLTAMGCMASARILSWHMCISGAYLPSWIAAALLWHWSIFTHTPLGLFIGIHLITGFSLASWALLVAQPFYKSPQLAAIACSVLAVVLGILALLFGGTWIAAVVYVVICPPGFYVFALKSLAAWELADHPVELFKPDTDGFMFGPPLIAAGVTIFLFPLLALWLESHLHSVQPPDNTRARAQFRKAHRPGSVWANAAVSIRGLHKTYSNGVFKKRTHTAIEHLDLDIPPSGIHVFCGRNGSGKTTLLRIIAGLESASEGEVVYADGMPRPAAGDLGIVPQKNVLWNELTCAQHLTLWGALKRPSGAPSEEVGELLQECGLLAKKHAAAGSLSGGQKRRLQLAIGLVGGSQLVLIDEATRGPDLATRDMAGSGSSPVRRTIIYTTHFLDEADLLADHVSIMTAPGRIVARGSPVMLKTGHSQGYVVTCTFDNSTQQSLDARRHQPVLIAVRRHAPSAVMLNGGQEDDGISLRTHNPRVVSQVLRLLERDKRRLGLRSFDIRATTLSDVFLKLMGEDGSDGLEKAYPPLPLTGYGSPLTGVGYTSPQIYSPTRTAVDQELEDLSYAPSTFRASMSQLSEPSEYSHTTHAPRRLRRKDTSEARDHMSSRMSHSLLAIPEAQYRSSHLASRESHATSSDWYAMDRPISMAPHEAQRLYSSKHRDSSIDLTEGRPTSIFLQAWVLWKKRMLVARRGWVVPFLAAVLAIGGACIPLFFIHNRQNRCIRNEHEDMRYSLFLPISPFAWNETGRTHECVRYRDRSYVSVHRYGGISILPDNTTTFAWEASPGNIAGNVMLNLASNTMFNIALNESRRAIGYGPKINGEIQPMPSITPRGIGPAIKWIAFFGSSMAAWPAMAALYVTKERASHVQAMQLSNGSRRLGCGLAFVVRDPYYSCYLRSYYWYFASTGQFFNLELLFLVIVLYGIDATLLSFVASLFIRSPIAAFAIIAGYQCITFLGYLAGVFYTLATIFSYTAGNILTTMHYLIAIISPVASVVRAGFIGTNIFYTLCSDHGNLDSGSDLAFLIWYDSGMPWYLVNGTSPQRTTQNSDGMPRMTYKAARVARSFDSLRISHASKTYGKTQALEDVTFGLSSGIFGLLGSNGGGKTTLFNLIQGHLLPDHTDPACNVFIDGRSIITSRNKARTRLGVCPQATALESVLTVREHLEMYARCKGLSGEDLDRNVECIMAATQLLPHSHKYANKLSGGNQRKLSLAIALLGSPAVVLIDEFSTGVDPSTKRDLWDTLRRVSMGKAVLLTTHAMEEVTALADRIGIISQRLLAIGTIEDLVSRYPLYEVHFSSSTPGEEARMREVMRDFPSNWRASDDLTARYEVELEPASRLRIFSRFFTKTWVVVTFGLCDLWSSILDSISSSRAIPSKNVIVLGEPQSGKSTLAQHLLQKKDNSDANGKDADFALGYDWADVRDEGDEDTLARLSVYTVPSSAPAHLSLLPHFLPPKMSITNTLVMIVLDWTKPWSFMDQLETWMEWVNTWVKGDGARELEVAREEGRERLQAHLQHYTEPANPGDDASVPIDGTEDSVGLGMVKGKGGEWEERTDGIMQVLRTICLKYGAALFYTTTQPAVLSVLRSYVLHFLFMAPFVQPGETAIPHKNPFPFNSRPNTLDRDRIVVPAGWDSWGKIGVLRDGFDAQRWGEAWDKDWRKV, encoded by the exons ATGAGACGCTGGTTCCGCCAGTTGTTCGCCCTATGCAGAAAGAACATCATCGTATTATCAAACCACTATATT CTCAATCTCTTTCGATGTGTTGTCCTGCCAGTCTTGTTCGCTCTCTTCTTGGCAAAT GCACCCGGCATATTCACTCCCAACAACAAG CTCGGCCTCGGCACCGCTGTCCCCGTCTACAAACTCGCAGAAATATTCGATCCAAAAAGCAAGATTGTCTATGTCGACGCGACCAACGGAACAGACTCGTTGGCTGTCCTGGCCATCATGACCGTCCTCACTCGCAACTTTTCCCAAGCCCAAAAGGACGCCGTCATCCGTCTCGAGTCCGAAGCTGAGATCGCCACCGCGTGTCCCCACAGCTTTCAGATCGTGTCCAACTGCTATGGAGCCATCGTATTCAA GTCTGCAAACCTCAAGAACCCCATACAGTACACTCTCAGAGCCGATATGGGGAGACTCGATGTCGATGTTGAGCACCATACGAGCGACGCCGAGACTATCACTTTGCCTTTGCAATGGGCTGTCGATAGCGCCATCATTGAGCTTATTTCTGGCATCTCTGTCGATCCTCCCAATCAACAGCCGTTTACAAAGATGACCAACGAGGCGACCAAACAAAAGACTCGAAGGA GCTTTCTGAACAGTATACGCGAACTCGTCGTTCTCGCCTTTTTTGCAGGCCAAATGGGTGTTGTCTATCAT ATGGCCGGTGAAGTCATGTTCGAACGCGCCGCCACGCTTACAAGCCATCTCACGGCAATGGGGTGTATGGCCTCTGCCCGTATCCT ATCGTGGCACATGTGCATCTCGGGCGCATACCTTCCATCGTGGATCGCAGCCGCCCTTCTCTGGCACTGGTCCATCTTTACACATACCCCACTCGGCCTATTCATCGGTATTCATCTCATCACCGGTTTCTCCCTCGCCAGTTGGGCTCTCTTGGTCGCACAGCCATTCTACAAGAGTCCGCAGCTGGCGGCGATTGCGTGTTCGGTCTTGGCTGTCGTTCTTGGTATTCTGGCCTTGTTGTTTGGAGGGACGTGGATTGCGGCTGTGGTCTATGTTGTTATTTGTCCG CCTGGATTCTATGTGTTTGCTCTGAAGAGTCTTGCCGCATGGGAACTGGCAGATCATCCCGTCGAGTTGTTCAAACCCGACACGGATGGCTTCATGTTTGGCCCACCGCTCATTGCAGCAGGG GTGACAATTTTCCTATTCCCCCTCCTCGCCCTCTGGCTCGAATCCCATCTCCACAGCGTCCAGCCACCAGACAACACTCGAGCCCGCGCCCAGTTCCGTAAAGCCCATCGTCCAGGCTCGGTCTGGGCCAACGCAGCCGTCTCGATCCGAGGCCTGCACAAGACCTACTCCAACGGCGTGTTCAAAAAGCGCACCCACACGGCCATCGAGCATCTAGACCTCGACATCCCGCCCTCGGGCATCCACGTCTTTTGCGGCCGCAACGGGAGCGGCAAGACCACTCTGCTGAGGATCATTGCGGGTTTAGAAAGCGCGAGCGAAGGGGAAGTCGTATATGCCGACGGAATGCCCAGGCCTGCTGCGGGAGACCTCGGGATCGTGCCCCAGAAGAACGTCCTGTGGAATGAACTGACGTGTGCGCAGCACTTGACGCTTTGGGGTGCGCTGAAGCGCCCGAGCGGGGCGCCTTCGGAAGAGGTTGGCGAGTTGTTGCAGGAGTGTGGGTTGTTGGctaagaagcatgctgctgCTGGGAGTCTGAGCGGTGGACAGAAGCGGAGGTTGCAGTTGGCGATTGGGCTGGTCGGGGGCAGTCAGTTGGTTTTGATCGACGAGGCCAC GCGTGGACCCGATCTCGCGACGCGCGATATGGCGGGCTCTGGTTCAAGCCCGGTCCGGCGGACTATCATCTACACCACCCACTTTCTGGACGAAGCAGACTTGCTCGCGGATCACGTATCCATCATGACCGCCCCCGGACGCATCGTCGCGCGCGGCTCGCCCGTGATGCTCAAGACCGGCCATTCGCAGGGGTACGTCGTCACATGCACATTCGACAACTCGACCCAGCAGAGTCTCGACGCGCGACGACACCAGCCGGTCTTGATCGCCGTACGACGACACGCTCCCTCTGCGGTCATGCTCAACGGCGGACAAGAGGACGACGGGATCAGTTTGCGCACGCATAATCCGCGGGTTGTgagtcaagttctgaggctgcTCGAGCGGGACAAGCGGAGACTTGGACTGAGGAGCTTTGATATTCGCGCGACGACGCTCAGCGATGTGTTTTTGAAGTTGATGGGCGAGGATGGCTCGGATGGGCTCGAAAAGGCGTATCCTCCTTTACCTCTTACCGGGTACGGGTCTCCTCTCACCGGAGTAGGGTACACGTCCCCCCAGATTTACTCCCCTACACGAACGGCGGTGGATCAAGAATTGGAAGATTTATCATACGCGCCGTCCACGTTCCGAGCGTCCATGTCCCAGCTTAGCGAACCTTCGGAATACAGCCATACGACGCACGCTCCGAGACGGCTGAGGCGGAAAGACACCTCCGAGGCGCGAGACCACATGTCGAGTCGGATGAGCCATTCGTTGCTCGCTATACCCGAGGCACAGTACCGCTCCTCGCATTTAGCGAGCCGGGAGTCGCACGCCACGAGCTCGGACTGGTACGCGATGGACCGGCCGATCTCGATGGCCCCGCACGAAGCGCAGCGCTTGTATTCATCAAAGCACCGGGACTCGAGCATTGACCTGACCGAAGGCCGCCCGACGAGTATCTTCCTCCAGGCTTGGGTGCTGTGGAAAAAGCGGATGCTGGTCGCGCGCAGAGGATGGGTCGTGCCGTTTCTTGCGGCCGTGTTGGCGATAGGAGGAGCGTGCATCCCACTTTTTTTCATCCACAACCGACAGAACCGGTGTATTCGAAATGAACATGAAGATATGCGATACAGTCTGTTCTTGCCCATCTCGCCGTTTGCGTGGAACGAAACCGGGCGGAC ACATGAATGCGTTCGATACCGCGATCGAAGCTACGTATCCGTACATCGATACGGCGGAATCTCGATCCTTCCGGACAACACGACGACGTTTGCCTGGGAGGCTTCGCCGGGGAACATTGCGGGGAACGTCATGCTCAACTTGGCCTCGAACACGATGTTCAATATCGCCTTGAACGAGTCGAGGAGGGCTATTGGCTACGGGCCAAAGATTAACGGTGAGATCCAGCCGATGCCGTCGATTACTCCTCGCGGAATCGGGCCTGCGATCAAGTGGATCGCGTTTTTTGGAAGTAGTATG GCTGCCTGGCCTGCGATGGCTGCTTTGTATGTGACCAAGGAACGGGCGTCTCATGTACAGGCTATGCAACTCTCGAATGGATCACGCCGGCTGGGATGTG GATTGGCATTTGTTGTACGAGATCCCTATTATTCTTGCTATCTCAGGAGCTATTACTGGTATTTTGCGTCTACTGGGCAGTTTTTTAATTTGGAGCTTTTG TTCCTTGTTATCGTTCTTTATGGAATCGACGCTACCCTTCTTTCTTTTGTAGCC AGTTTGTTTATTCGTTCTCCAATTGCTGCATTCGCTATTATTGCTGGCTATCAATGTATCACGTTTCTG GGCTATTTGGCAGGTGTATTTTACACTTTGGCTACAATTTTTTCATATACGGCAGGGAATATCTTGACTACTATGC ACTATCTTATTGCAATCATTTCTCCGGTCGCGAGCGTCGTGAGGGCAGGATTCATAGGCACAAACATATTTTACACTCTTTGCTCGGACCACGGAAATCTTGATTCTGGTTCAGACCTCG CCTTTTTGATTTGGTACGACTCGGGAATGCCTTGGTACCTCGTGAATGGTACAAGCCCACAAAGGACTACTCAGAATTCGGACGGGATGCCCCGTATGACGTACAAG GCGGCCCGTGTGGCTCGATCTTTTGATAGCCTTCGCATTAGCCATGCGTCCAAGACGTACGGAAAGACACAAGCACTCGAGGATGTTACGTTTGGATTATCGTCTGGAATCTTTGGATTACTTGGGAGCAATGGTGGAG GTAAAACTACCCTATTCAACCTCATTCAAGGACATCTTCTCCCAGACCACACCGATCCAGCTTGTAACGTTTTCATCGATGGCAGATCGATCATTACCAGTCGCAACAAGGCGCGAACACGTTTGGGTGTGTGCCCACAGGCGACGGCCCTCGAATCTGTGTTGACTGTGCGCGAGCATTTGgagatgtatgcgcgctGCAAGGGACTCAGTGGTGAGGATCTGGACCGAAATGTCGAATGTATTATGGCTGCGACCCAACTCTTGCCCCATTCGCACAAGTATGCGAATAAACTATCAGGCGGGAATCAG CGCAAATTATCCTTGGCGATCGCACTTTTGGGAAGTCCAGCTGTCGTGCTCATCGACGAATTCTCCACTGGCGTGGATCCATCGACTAAACGAGACTTGTGGGATACTCTTCGACGAGTTTCCATGGGGAAGGCGGTGCTCCTGACGACTCACGCAATGGAAGAGGTCACAGCGCTCGCAGATCGTATCGGCATAATCTCGCAGCGTCTTCTAG CTATTGGAACCATCGAAGATCTCGTCAGCCGATACCCCCTATACGAGGTTCACTTTTCTAGCTCAACTCCAGGAGAAGAAGCCAGAATGCGCGAGGTCATGCGAGACTTCCCATCGAACTGGCGAGCATCGGATGATCTCACCGCCCGTTACGAGGTGGAACTCGAACCGGCCAGTCGCTTGCGGATATTTTCGAGATTCTTCACGAAAACTTGGG TTGTAGTCACTTTCGGACTTTGT GATCTCTGGTCCTCTATCCTCGACTCCATCTCATCATCTAGAGCTATCCCTTCAAAGAATGTTATCGTCCTGGGAGAACCTCAGTCGGGCAAATCGACGTTAGCCCAGCATCTACTGCAAAAGAAGGATAATAGCGACGCGAATGGTAAAGACGCGGATTTCGCGCTAGGGTATGACTGGGCGGACGTACGGGACGAAGGGGATGAGG ATACACTTGCGCGGCTGTCGGTCTATACCGTACCCTCTTCGGCCCCAGCGCATCTTTCATTGCTTCCACACTTCCTTCCTCCTAAAATGAGTATTACAAACACACTTGTCATGATTGTCTTGGACTGGACTAAACCCTGGAGTTTTATGGACCAACTTGAGACTTGGATGGAGTGGGTGAATACCTGGGTTAAAGGAGATGGGGCTCGTGAACTAGAAGTCGCACGCGAGGAAGGCAGGGAGCGAC TCCAGGCTCATCTGCAACATTACACAGAGCCGGCAAACCCGGGGGATGATGCCTCTGTTCCC ATAGACGGAACCGAGGACAGTGTAGGTCTTGGGATGGTGAAAGGGAAAGGGGGCGAGTGGGAGGAGCGCACAGATGGCATTATGCAGGTGTTGAGAACTATTTGCCTAAAGT ACGGGGCTGCATTATTTTACACCACCACACAACCAGCAGTTCTTTCGGTGCTACGCTCATACGTTTTACATTTCCTCTTCATGGCTCCGTTTGTTCAACCTGGAGAAACTGCCATACCTCACAAGAACCCTTTCCCATTTAATAGTCGTCCTAACACTCTTGACCGAGACCGAATTGTCGTCCCCGCTGGATGGGATTCCTGGGGGAAGATTGGCGTCCTGCGTGATGGGTTCGACGCACAGCGCTGGGGCGAAGCATGGGACAAAGATTGGAGGAAGGTGTAG
- a CDS encoding cytochrome P450 family protein encodes MGVVTASREELTSITGRKRPLAFLMSLTLTDWSPTLVYVPIGAGIVFVAAHLVPYLLDPHNYRRPTIKGPWLNALSDAWLAHAAAQGDRSERVHEMHKKYGKFVRLAPNHISIADPEALQIVYAHGNGTLKTEFYDALCLSGEDCSIPGTGQNIPAVLLCHSPLPLSYLAVFASPAPCQQNVLAFEPHIRRHVRKFCAQWDERCMLAAKGENGADWEARDGRAWFDCLPHYNYLAFDIIGDLAFGSPFGMIPAQRDSAPMIEHVESNGDGAKSTKRTVKHVPAIKILNDRGDYAASLGVMPPWWRPWAKRVPWYARGNQAGLPDEEDDEDEEGEQGEVKGKKKRTDLLEKLLQGKDESGAPMGREELTAEALTQLIAGSDTTSNSSCAITYYLAANPEKQRKLQAELDEHLSPRTMTTPATSFENVKSLPYLNACINEGLRLHATSSMGLPRVIPPGTVLEVCGEKFGPGSVLSVPSFTIHRDQAVWGEDVEAFRPERWIEAGTDVQAGVGTGPMAKAFNPFSYGPRACVGRNLASMELQIIISSVFARYEFELLKPNELLKTREGFLRKPLDCYVGMKRRVEKN; translated from the exons ATGGGAGTGGTCACTGCGTCCCGGGAGGAACTTACTAG CATTACAGGCCGAAAACGACCACTAGCTTTTCTCATGTCGTTGACGTTGACAGACTGGAGTCCGACGCTGGTGTATGTGCCGATCGGCGCCGGAATAGTTTTT GTCGCGGCTCACCTTGTGCCCTACTTGCTTGACCCGCACAACTACCGTCGTCCTACGATCAAAGGCCCATGGCTCAACGCGCTGAGCGATGCTTGGCTCGCCCATGCTGCCGCCCAAGGAGACCGAAGTGAGCGCGTACACGAAATGCACAAAAAGTATG GCAAGTTTGTGCGACTGGCACCGAACCACATAAGCATTGCCGACCCGGAGGCGTTGCAA ATTGTCTATGCGCACGGCAACGGCACGCTTAAAACTGAATTCTACGATGCTTTGTGTCTATCCGGAGAGGACTGTTCAATACCCGGGACAGGGCAGAACATACCC GCCGTCTTGTTGTGCCATtccccactcccactctcCTACCTCGCTGTATTTGCCTCACCTGCCCCCTG TCAACAGAATGTGTTGGCGTTTGAGCCCCACATCCGACGACATGTTCGCAAATTCTGTGCACAGTGGGACGAACGGTGCATGTTAGCTGCCAAGGGCGAAAACGGTGCTGATTGGGAGGCCCGAGACGGACGCGCATGGTTCGATTGCTTACCAC ACTATAATTACCTCGCATTCGACATTATCGGGGACCTCGCGTTTGGCTCGCCGTTTGGAATGATCCCTGCACAACGCGATAGCGCGCCCATGATCGAACACGTCGAGAGCAACGGCGACGGCGCCAAGTCCACCAAACGTACTGTCAAACACGTACCGGCGATCAAGATCTTGAACGACCGTGGTGATTATGCTGCAAGTCTGGGCGTGATGCCGCCGTGGTGGCGCCCCTGGGCCAAGCGAGTACCGTGGTATGCGCGCGGGAACCAAGCT GGGTTGCCTGACGAAGAggatgacgaggacgaggagggaGAGCAAGGGGAAGtcaaggggaagaagaagagaacCGATTTGTTAGAAAAACTGTTGCAAGGAAAGGATGAGAGTGGGGCTCCTATGGGTAGAGAGGAGTTGACGGCCGAGGCATTGACGCAGTTGATCGCTGGGAGCGACACGACGAGCAA CTCGTCGTGTGCTATTACTTACTACCTCGCTGCTAACCCTGAAAAGCAACGCAAGCTCCAAGCGGAGCTGGATGAACATCTATCTCCTAGAACGATGACCACCCCTGCCACGTCGTTTGAAAATGTCAAGTCTCTTCCGTACCTCAATGCATGCATCAACGAAGGGTTGCGTCTGCACGCTACTTCATCTATGGGCCTCCCCCGTGTTATTCCTCCTGGGACTGTCTTGGAGGTTTGTGGTGAAAAGTTTGGCCCGGGCTCAGTTTTAAGTGTGCCGAGCTTTACTATCCATCGAGACCAGGCCGTTTGGGGCGAAGATGTGGAGGCATTTAGGCCCGAGCGATGGATTGAAGCAGGCACCGACGTTCAAGCCGGTGTAGGTACTGGGCCAATGGCCAAAGCGTTTAATCCATTCTCGTACGGACCGAG GGCGTGTGTTGGGCGTAATTTGGCAAGTATGGAGTTACAGATCATTATTTCTTCTGTTTTCGCCCGATATGAGTTTGAGCTGCTGAAACCCAACGAGTTG CTTAAAACGAGAGAAGGGTTCTTGCGCAAACCTTTGGATTGCTACGTCGGAATGAAGCGTCGCGTGGAGAAGAATTGA